A region from the Desulfomarina profundi genome encodes:
- a CDS encoding OmpA family protein, producing the protein MHSENLLPTDNNDDRNSSPGSAQHRKGTGFVNIERRIRSHTVFHIDEFTSRSSLPRPTHWSIAWSDLMMTMFILFLAMFVYQSANEEFLGKKKPEILGGDTTEALDSIDASGASFPFIPIKPGLPIMTAGTIKKVVKVPESSPAANAVQEKQEDAEPFQDTKTTVSSQLAPKKIVLAIPEEKTAAKDPEEILEPRPLLDQDQNPQVKKDQFQEIFTLSKDALESNNLEKFATIDLVPDKTMRIILTGDLLFGLGESELSTEAKKSLKKIAAVIRLTPYMINIVGHTDNIPMRSNRFKSNWELSVARASTVARFFIDNMGMNPSQFVVSGYSSYRPVRPNTTAENRAKNRRVEIIISKRLPQPLKPTAENLK; encoded by the coding sequence ATGCACTCCGAAAATCTCTTGCCAACAGATAACAACGACGACCGGAACAGTTCACCGGGAAGCGCTCAGCACCGCAAAGGTACCGGATTCGTCAATATTGAAAGGCGTATTAGAAGCCATACCGTATTTCATATTGACGAATTCACCAGCAGATCATCCCTTCCCCGACCAACGCACTGGTCAATTGCCTGGTCAGACCTGATGATGACCATGTTTATTCTCTTTCTTGCCATGTTTGTATACCAGTCTGCCAATGAAGAATTTCTGGGCAAAAAGAAACCGGAAATTCTTGGTGGGGACACTACGGAAGCCCTTGATTCAATAGATGCAAGCGGCGCATCCTTCCCATTTATTCCTATAAAACCCGGCCTTCCCATAATGACCGCCGGAACCATTAAAAAAGTCGTAAAAGTTCCTGAAAGCTCTCCTGCTGCAAATGCCGTTCAAGAAAAACAGGAGGATGCAGAACCATTTCAAGATACCAAAACTACAGTTTCATCTCAACTGGCACCGAAAAAAATTGTACTGGCAATTCCGGAAGAAAAAACAGCAGCCAAAGACCCGGAAGAGATCCTTGAACCCCGTCCCCTTCTTGACCAAGACCAGAATCCCCAAGTGAAAAAAGACCAGTTCCAAGAAATTTTCACCCTGAGTAAAGATGCGCTTGAATCCAATAATCTCGAAAAATTTGCAACAATTGATCTTGTTCCCGATAAAACCATGCGCATCATATTAACAGGTGACCTGCTTTTTGGGCTTGGCGAAAGCGAGCTGTCAACCGAGGCAAAAAAATCCCTGAAGAAAATTGCCGCAGTGATCAGATTGACCCCTTATATGATCAATATCGTTGGCCATACTGATAATATTCCCATGCGATCCAATCGATTTAAAAGCAACTGGGAACTGTCGGTGGCACGGGCCAGCACAGTCGCCCGATTCTTTATCGACAACATGGGAATGAACCCCAGCCAGTTTGTGGTAAGTGGCTACTCTTCCTATAGACCCGTCAGGCCTAACACTACCGCAGAAAATCGAGCCAAAAATCGTCGGGTGGAAATTATTATCAGCAAAAGACTCCCCCAACCCCTTAAGCCAACAGCTGAAAATCTGAAATAA
- a CDS encoding fructose-bisphosphatase class II family protein has product MDTNYGMEIVRATEIAALTAARLQGLGDHDHILNQARKAITKTLNRLHIDGCLVNDRFTQRKDTYQLPSRIGKGGEKTDIMAVALEAHRSAADGKNNATSYAVIAKEGSIQSLPNLSMYKIVVGPRVGQVIDINQPPAVNVKRVARTLRKYTENVTVCILNQTRHQKLINEVRQCGARIKLIEGGEISGCLAALTGEKADIYIGYGYAPEGALVAAAMSCLGGYFEGKIFYENDRDKREAAEHGIDDFDKIFRLQDLIRGKEVAIAATGITDGEFLEGVRFTSNGAITTSFVARGESRTYRKLETHHFFDYKPVF; this is encoded by the coding sequence ATGGATACCAATTACGGGATGGAAATAGTTCGTGCTACAGAAATTGCAGCACTCACTGCAGCAAGACTGCAGGGCCTCGGCGACCATGATCATATTCTAAACCAGGCCAGAAAAGCCATCACAAAGACACTCAACAGACTCCATATCGATGGCTGCCTTGTCAACGACCGTTTTACACAAAGAAAGGACACATACCAACTCCCCTCCCGCATCGGAAAAGGAGGAGAAAAAACCGATATAATGGCTGTGGCCCTAGAGGCCCACAGATCTGCGGCTGATGGAAAAAACAATGCCACATCATATGCTGTAATCGCAAAGGAAGGTTCCATCCAGTCCCTGCCAAATCTCAGTATGTATAAAATAGTTGTTGGCCCCCGGGTTGGACAGGTTATTGATATTAATCAACCTCCGGCAGTCAACGTCAAGCGGGTCGCCAGGACCCTGAGAAAATACACGGAAAATGTAACTGTCTGTATCCTCAACCAGACCCGCCACCAGAAACTGATCAATGAAGTCCGACAGTGCGGTGCCAGAATAAAACTCATCGAAGGCGGTGAGATATCCGGTTGTCTCGCAGCATTAACCGGTGAAAAAGCAGATATTTATATCGGCTACGGTTATGCTCCTGAAGGCGCCCTTGTGGCTGCAGCCATGAGTTGCCTCGGAGGCTATTTTGAGGGAAAGATTTTTTATGAAAACGACCGGGACAAGCGGGAAGCAGCAGAACACGGTATTGACGATTTTGATAAAATTTTCAGGCTGCAGGATCTGATCCGCGGAAAGGAAGTTGCCATTGCAGCCACCGGCATTACCGACGGCGAATTTCTTGAAGGTGTTCGTTTTACTTCAAATGGTGCCATAACCACATCCTTTGTAGCCAGGGGCGAATCACGTACATACAGAAAGCTTGAAACGCACCACTTTTTTGACTATAAGCCAGTATTCTAA
- a CDS encoding DUF4388 domain-containing protein, producing MKLDARHRGGVSLQGDIGAIELNNVFQFLDYATLSGELRIVTNGNSGSFFFQRGILIFGALGTNQKRIGDLLLESGCISVLQLNQGLKIHRQHGGRRRLGDILVRKGYLEFENLSETLKMQAREAFFETLRWKEGMFFFFVNQYPSREEILINERIDHLLLEGIVRLDHTVSGTDSVKQVK from the coding sequence ATGAAACTTGATGCACGGCACAGGGGCGGAGTATCGCTCCAGGGTGATATTGGGGCAATTGAGCTGAACAATGTTTTTCAGTTTCTTGACTATGCAACCCTGTCAGGAGAATTGCGTATTGTTACAAATGGCAATAGTGGCAGTTTTTTCTTTCAACGGGGGATACTGATTTTTGGTGCTCTCGGTACCAATCAGAAGAGGATTGGTGATCTCCTGCTCGAATCGGGATGTATTTCAGTATTACAGCTGAACCAGGGTCTTAAAATCCACAGGCAGCACGGTGGGCGAAGACGTCTGGGTGATATCCTTGTACGAAAGGGGTACCTTGAATTTGAAAATCTTTCCGAGACACTGAAGATGCAGGCCCGTGAAGCTTTTTTTGAAACCCTGAGATGGAAGGAAGGGATGTTTTTTTTCTTTGTCAACCAATATCCTTCCCGGGAGGAAATTCTTATCAATGAGCGCATTGACCATCTACTCCTGGAAGGCATTGTGCGGCTTGATCACACGGTTTCAGGAACTGATTCGGTTAAACAGGTCAAGTAA
- a CDS encoding OB-fold nucleic acid binding domain-containing protein: MEQAKAVQRDLLSGQMSLFSLAPETKAKTEITDISMPDIDEWNDRKKLAYEKETVGFYITGHPLDDTIQEINTVIDTTIQNLANWGNDQPVRIGGLIRNCKKLKSKKGDPMAFITVEDLFDAVEVIVFPDTYSRCEATLASTDPLIIQGMVQQDERGPKIIADSIDPLPEARKKYTESARIKLESTGLSRQQMEKVKEVLYQHHGSCPVLLTIHFPGRGEVDIDVTKDLTIEPCRQLSDKVETILDYNPISFIKKPITLAPRKKRWNKQKSRQSA, from the coding sequence ATGGAACAGGCCAAGGCAGTTCAGAGAGATCTGCTGAGTGGCCAGATGTCACTTTTTTCTCTGGCTCCGGAAACAAAAGCAAAAACAGAAATAACCGATATCTCCATGCCGGATATCGATGAGTGGAATGACCGAAAGAAATTAGCCTATGAAAAAGAAACTGTAGGTTTTTATATCACCGGACATCCCCTTGATGACACAATCCAGGAAATCAACACGGTTATTGATACAACTATTCAGAACCTTGCCAACTGGGGAAATGATCAGCCTGTCCGCATCGGGGGACTCATTCGTAACTGCAAAAAGCTGAAATCAAAAAAAGGGGACCCCATGGCATTCATAACTGTTGAAGATCTTTTTGATGCCGTTGAAGTCATCGTTTTTCCTGATACCTACAGCCGTTGCGAGGCCACACTCGCATCCACGGATCCTCTGATTATCCAGGGAATGGTCCAGCAGGATGAACGTGGACCAAAAATCATCGCCGATTCCATTGATCCACTGCCGGAAGCCAGGAAAAAATATACGGAATCAGCACGTATAAAACTGGAATCAACCGGACTGAGCCGGCAACAGATGGAGAAGGTAAAGGAAGTCCTCTACCAACATCACGGTTCCTGTCCTGTTCTCCTGACCATCCATTTTCCTGGAAGGGGTGAAGTCGATATTGATGTTACAAAGGATCTCACCATAGAACCATGCAGACAACTGAGCGATAAGGTTGAAACCATACTGGACTATAACCCCATCTCCTTTATCAAGAAGCCGATTACCCTTGCACCCCGGAAAAAACGGTGGAACAAGCAGAAATCAAGGCAGTCAGCCTGA
- the dnaE gene encoding DNA polymerase III subunit alpha, giving the protein MSAEFTHLHVHTQYSLLDGAIRLTDLLDKCKEYGMDSVAVTDHGAMYGALEFYKKAKAADIKPIVGCELYIAPGDMRDRKKIDGEVAFHIVLLAMDHGGYQNLMKMASIAQFEGFYYKPRIDMDVLRAHNEGVIALTACLHGQVPYLIRKKDMDGARKKAQELYDIFGDRLYFEIQENGIAEQKPVNEGLISLGRDMGIKVVATNDCHYLNREEAHAHEILLCIQTGKTINDPKRFRFSTDEFYFKSQETMKKSFAYCPESIATSREITDRCNLEIEFGNYYFPNFEVPEGESLDSLFETACRDGLQERFNDMRRAGTFSPEVEKTYTNRLESEIDVIRTMGFPAYFLIVADFINWAKNHDIPVGPGRGSGAGSLAAYCMRITNIDPIPYGLIFERFLNIERKSMPDFDVDFCQERRGEVIDYVRNKYGGAAHVAQIVTYGSMKARGVIRDVGRALDIPFGEVDKVAKLVPDQLKMTIKKALEEEPKLQEMADSDPRIAELLSVSKTLEGLARHTSTHAAGVVVSPKPMTHYLPTCRGSNEETLTQYDMKHTEMTGLIKFDFLGLKTLTVIDKALKHIEQDIGKKLDIDAIPMDDIKTYDLLCSGDALGVFQLESSGMRELLVKMAPTQFSDLIALVALYRPGPLDSGMVDDFVKTKHGKATANYPLPEIKPVLEETYGVIVYQEQVMKIANILASYSLGDADILRRAMGKKIEEVMDEERVKFMAGARKNNHPEDKAEYIFDLMAKFAGYGFNKSHSAAYALICYQTAYLKAHFAPQFMAALLSCDMNNTDKVVLYINECREHNIEVLPPTLTKVSKISV; this is encoded by the coding sequence ATGAGTGCAGAATTCACCCATCTTCATGTTCACACCCAATACAGCCTGCTGGACGGAGCTATTCGCCTGACCGATCTCCTTGATAAATGTAAGGAATACGGCATGGACAGTGTAGCGGTAACTGACCATGGCGCAATGTATGGAGCTCTGGAATTTTACAAGAAAGCAAAGGCAGCCGATATAAAACCGATTGTCGGTTGCGAACTGTATATTGCCCCCGGTGATATGCGAGACAGAAAAAAAATAGATGGTGAAGTTGCCTTTCATATCGTCCTGCTTGCCATGGACCACGGCGGATATCAGAACCTGATGAAGATGGCCAGTATCGCCCAGTTTGAAGGGTTTTATTATAAACCGAGAATCGATATGGACGTTCTCAGGGCCCACAACGAAGGAGTCATTGCCCTGACAGCCTGTCTACATGGCCAGGTCCCCTACCTTATCCGTAAAAAAGATATGGACGGGGCGCGGAAAAAGGCTCAGGAACTGTATGACATTTTCGGAGACCGACTCTATTTCGAAATTCAGGAAAACGGTATAGCCGAACAAAAACCTGTCAATGAAGGATTGATCTCCCTCGGCAGAGACATGGGAATCAAGGTTGTGGCCACCAATGACTGCCATTACCTGAACAGGGAGGAGGCACATGCCCACGAAATCCTGCTCTGTATCCAGACCGGTAAAACCATAAATGACCCTAAACGATTCAGGTTTTCAACAGACGAGTTTTACTTCAAGTCACAGGAAACCATGAAAAAGAGTTTTGCCTACTGTCCGGAATCCATAGCGACCAGTCGTGAAATAACGGATCGTTGTAACCTGGAAATTGAATTCGGCAACTACTATTTCCCTAATTTCGAAGTTCCGGAGGGAGAAAGTCTTGATTCCCTCTTTGAAACGGCCTGTCGGGACGGCCTGCAGGAACGATTCAATGATATGCGCAGGGCCGGAACTTTTTCTCCCGAGGTCGAAAAAACGTATACAAACCGACTTGAGTCGGAAATTGATGTCATCCGTACCATGGGATTTCCCGCTTATTTCCTCATTGTCGCCGACTTCATCAACTGGGCAAAAAACCACGATATTCCGGTGGGGCCGGGACGTGGATCAGGTGCCGGAAGTCTTGCTGCCTATTGCATGCGCATCACCAATATAGACCCCATTCCCTATGGACTGATCTTTGAACGTTTTCTCAATATCGAACGAAAATCAATGCCCGACTTCGACGTGGATTTCTGCCAGGAACGAAGAGGCGAGGTCATTGACTACGTCCGCAACAAGTACGGTGGTGCCGCTCATGTGGCTCAGATAGTTACTTACGGATCCATGAAGGCCAGAGGAGTAATCCGCGATGTAGGCAGGGCCCTTGACATCCCTTTTGGAGAAGTGGACAAGGTGGCAAAACTGGTTCCCGACCAGCTGAAAATGACCATCAAAAAAGCCCTGGAGGAAGAACCTAAACTCCAGGAAATGGCCGACAGTGACCCCCGTATTGCTGAACTTCTTTCCGTTTCAAAGACCCTTGAAGGGCTGGCACGTCACACCTCAACCCATGCCGCCGGAGTGGTCGTCTCCCCAAAACCGATGACCCATTATCTGCCGACCTGTCGGGGGAGCAACGAAGAAACCCTGACCCAGTATGATATGAAACATACCGAGATGACCGGATTGATCAAATTCGATTTCCTCGGTTTGAAAACACTCACCGTTATCGACAAGGCTCTCAAACACATTGAACAGGACATTGGAAAAAAACTCGATATCGACGCCATTCCCATGGATGATATCAAAACCTATGACCTTCTCTGCAGTGGGGATGCCCTGGGTGTTTTCCAACTGGAAAGCTCAGGAATGCGGGAACTTCTCGTAAAAATGGCCCCAACCCAGTTCAGTGATCTTATCGCTCTGGTGGCCCTTTATCGCCCCGGCCCCCTGGATTCAGGGATGGTGGACGACTTTGTCAAAACCAAACACGGCAAGGCCACAGCCAATTATCCGCTGCCGGAGATCAAACCGGTCCTGGAAGAAACGTATGGAGTCATCGTCTACCAGGAACAGGTCATGAAAATTGCTAATATTCTGGCCAGTTATTCCCTGGGAGACGCGGATATCCTCCGCCGGGCAATGGGGAAGAAGATAGAAGAAGTCATGGATGAAGAACGAGTCAAATTCATGGCTGGTGCCAGAAAGAACAATCATCCTGAGGATAAGGCCGAGTATATTTTTGATCTTATGGCCAAATTTGCGGGATACGGTTTCAACAAATCCCACTCAGCCGCCTATGCACTGATATGCTACCAGACAGCCTATCTCAAGGCCCATTTCGCACCCCAGTTCATGGCTGCTCTGCTCTCCTGCGATATGAACAACACGGATAAGGTTGTTCTCTATATCAACGAGTGCAGGGAGCACAATATTGAAGTCCTCCCCCCGACATTAACGAAAGTGTCAAAGATTTCAGTGTAG
- a CDS encoding fructose-bisphosphatase class III: MGPKHNQTDQFIQPPKVQVKEIDLLAQKLLELEQELNSNIPTTLWISDLHGEGDRFKSILRGRFGILYQTCREALPSTFSSEKIQYLTKIIRKKQYFLDKHTRMDMQDVILCLVEILKYKLTNITPRANEIFRPEFRETINRLLSGLPVPNPIFEEPVISTRLIAHLGHTIHQILLDRIQVLGDVFDRGPQPDKIIRILSSNAYRGMVDYVFGNHDILWMGAAAGNRSLIAEALRITCRYDHFEFLHRLRFNFTPLAEFAERTYPVEYVTGNFKARTDKGRSMEKALAIIQFKLEEQTIRDFPQYEMESRLWLNRLAKLLKENNTSGLNDTHFPTINLDNPGELTSEELQIVDDLEYQFTTNQRLKRLLRFFFTVGKTFHIQNNFLNIHALIPSTKDGEFEEFLGRKGKFLLSFIQDTIQRTGERYLKGEKQNPEDQALFFYLWCGPKSPFFGKHAMKTFERYFLVDKTTHTERSLYWKDNMQRPEFKQLLQKEFGVQRVIYGHTPVDYKKGASMASEDGVAINIDGGFAAAYYNRGHSLVHTPHQLYGIILPTPDEIMEAARKLESAPLDIELIDEFRQPMKIKDTIAGKKIKKERDKIMRQLRECAKQDKFHTYDI, encoded by the coding sequence ATGGGTCCGAAGCATAATCAGACTGACCAATTTATCCAACCTCCCAAAGTGCAGGTTAAGGAAATAGACCTACTTGCACAAAAACTTCTTGAACTGGAACAGGAACTTAACTCCAATATTCCCACCACTCTCTGGATAAGCGACCTGCACGGTGAAGGTGACCGATTCAAATCTATCTTGAGAGGCAGATTCGGTATTCTGTATCAGACCTGCAGAGAAGCCCTCCCCTCAACTTTCAGTTCCGAGAAAATTCAATATTTAACAAAAATTATAAGGAAAAAACAATATTTCCTCGATAAACACACCAGAATGGATATGCAGGATGTCATCCTGTGCCTTGTCGAAATTCTGAAATATAAATTAACTAATATTACCCCCAGGGCAAACGAGATTTTTCGCCCTGAATTTCGTGAGACCATCAACCGGCTGCTCTCTGGGCTACCGGTTCCCAACCCGATCTTTGAAGAACCGGTTATCTCCACCAGACTAATTGCCCATCTTGGTCATACCATTCATCAAATTCTCCTGGACAGAATTCAGGTCCTCGGTGATGTCTTTGACAGAGGGCCGCAGCCCGATAAAATTATCAGAATCCTCTCTTCGAATGCATACCGGGGCATGGTTGATTATGTTTTTGGCAACCACGACATTCTCTGGATGGGTGCTGCCGCCGGGAACCGTTCTCTCATAGCAGAAGCCCTGCGTATCACCTGCAGATATGATCATTTCGAATTTCTCCACCGCCTTCGTTTCAACTTTACTCCCCTGGCTGAATTTGCTGAACGAACATACCCTGTCGAATATGTAACCGGCAATTTTAAAGCAAGGACCGACAAGGGACGTTCCATGGAAAAAGCCCTTGCGATTATTCAGTTCAAACTGGAGGAACAGACTATTCGTGATTTTCCACAATACGAAATGGAATCACGACTGTGGCTCAACCGGCTCGCGAAACTCTTAAAGGAAAACAATACTTCCGGTTTGAATGATACCCATTTTCCAACCATTAATCTCGATAATCCCGGCGAACTCACTTCCGAGGAACTGCAGATTGTTGATGATCTCGAATACCAGTTCACGACCAATCAACGTTTAAAACGGCTTCTTCGCTTTTTCTTTACCGTCGGGAAAACATTTCATATTCAAAATAATTTTCTTAATATTCACGCCCTTATACCATCAACTAAGGATGGGGAATTCGAGGAATTTCTTGGTCGCAAAGGCAAATTTCTGCTCAGTTTTATCCAGGACACCATTCAACGTACCGGTGAACGTTACCTCAAAGGTGAAAAACAGAATCCTGAAGATCAGGCTCTTTTTTTCTATCTCTGGTGTGGACCCAAATCTCCATTTTTCGGTAAACATGCCATGAAAACATTTGAGAGATATTTTCTCGTGGACAAGACGACCCATACCGAGAGAAGTCTGTACTGGAAAGACAATATGCAGCGTCCTGAATTTAAACAACTTCTACAGAAAGAATTTGGTGTGCAGCGTGTTATATACGGACATACCCCAGTCGATTACAAGAAAGGCGCCTCAATGGCAAGCGAGGATGGGGTTGCCATCAATATTGACGGTGGTTTTGCAGCTGCCTATTACAACAGGGGACACTCTCTGGTACACACCCCACACCAGCTCTACGGCATAATCCTGCCAACACCTGACGAAATCATGGAAGCCGCGAGAAAACTTGAATCCGCTCCCCTTGATATTGAACTTATTGATGAATTCAGGCAGCCCATGAAAATAAAGGATACCATCGCCGGGAAAAAAATCAAAAAAGAACGTGACAAGATAATGCGTCAGCTTCGCGAATGTGCAAAGCAGGATAAATTTCACACATATGACATCTGA
- a CDS encoding motility protein A, whose product MKNKTSIGLFLSIALFILGFFIHGNISLYFNISGLLIVCGGTLAASLISFKFEQLRIVCKVLLSAYKNPIKKETEIINILIDLSIRSKMEGILSLQDQENETTVLFLRRALGCLVDGYQIEQIRDILNTEMYFFKLRREDCERILRTIADYFPAFGIIGSVVGLITMLGGIGDTSIILKAIPIALTSTLYGLIFANFFFLPFASIIRERTNQELLLQKIIMEGVIAISTEMNSVILKTKLESFLTPSEREASLVSYAKIRERFAIEQKEKSENNDQRVT is encoded by the coding sequence ATGAAAAATAAAACTTCAATAGGGCTTTTTCTCAGTATCGCACTGTTTATCCTGGGCTTTTTTATCCATGGAAATATTTCCCTCTATTTCAACATATCCGGACTGCTGATTGTCTGTGGAGGTACACTGGCCGCATCGCTGATCAGTTTTAAGTTTGAACAACTTCGTATTGTCTGTAAGGTTCTTCTGTCCGCCTATAAAAACCCTATAAAAAAAGAAACGGAGATCATTAATATTCTGATTGATCTCTCAATCCGCTCAAAAATGGAAGGGATCCTTTCCCTGCAGGATCAGGAGAATGAAACGACTGTGCTCTTTTTAAGAAGAGCCCTTGGCTGCCTTGTTGACGGTTACCAGATTGAACAAATCAGAGATATCCTTAATACTGAAATGTACTTTTTCAAGCTTCGCCGGGAGGATTGCGAACGAATCCTCAGAACAATCGCCGATTATTTCCCGGCATTCGGTATTATTGGATCAGTGGTAGGTCTTATTACAATGCTTGGTGGTATAGGAGATACTTCAATCATTCTTAAGGCAATCCCAATAGCTCTGACATCAACTCTCTACGGGCTGATTTTCGCTAACTTTTTTTTCCTCCCTTTTGCATCCATTATCAGGGAAAGAACAAACCAGGAACTGCTTCTGCAAAAAATCATAATGGAAGGTGTCATCGCCATCAGTACAGAAATGAACTCTGTTATTCTGAAAACTAAACTGGAATCTTTCCTTACTCCGTCAGAACGTGAGGCCAGTCTTGTCTCATATGCAAAAATAAGAGAACGTTTTGCAATTGAACAAAAAGAAAAGAGTGAAAACAATGATCAGCGGGTTACTTGA
- a CDS encoding zinc ribbon-containing (seleno)protein DG, translating into MFWKKKTKKRRTQETVLDGVDPELNYCPSCGDEYRSDIKNCVSCEVDLISGKEKLALVRQEQELLNNRSMEISVDDELVDLRKGGLHDMKQLQALLAQNRIPSILAGDESCGKGCCGAEMYLQVRKSDVDAAMVVLSREYIRNTSLENHDLSHVDAVFVQEADSNICPACGYRFAASDGMNCPECGLCFEVSG; encoded by the coding sequence ATGTTTTGGAAAAAAAAGACAAAAAAGAGAAGAACGCAGGAAACCGTACTGGACGGAGTCGATCCGGAACTGAACTATTGTCCCTCTTGCGGGGACGAATACAGATCAGATATCAAAAATTGTGTCTCCTGTGAGGTGGATCTTATTTCCGGAAAGGAAAAACTCGCGCTGGTTCGGCAGGAACAGGAGTTGCTGAATAATCGCAGTATGGAAATATCTGTTGATGATGAACTTGTTGATTTACGCAAGGGTGGACTGCACGACATGAAACAGTTGCAGGCTCTTCTCGCCCAGAACCGTATTCCCTCGATTCTTGCCGGGGATGAGAGTTGCGGGAAGGGGTGCTGTGGTGCCGAGATGTACCTGCAGGTCAGAAAAAGCGATGTGGATGCGGCCATGGTGGTTCTGAGCCGGGAGTATATCAGAAACACTTCCCTGGAGAACCACGATTTGTCCCATGTGGATGCGGTTTTTGTTCAGGAAGCAGATTCAAATATCTGCCCGGCTTGTGGTTACAGATTTGCCGCATCGGATGGGATGAACTGCCCGGAATGTGGCCTCTGTTTCGAGGTTTCAGGCTGA
- a CDS encoding pentapeptide repeat-containing protein, protein MIRLFFFIQLLLLFLFINGCAPVNQNQVIASGKAPLTSRQLFDMVSNNSLHLEAVDFDATLFFNTNGTLAAIDRLKSRDVGKWDVSSENQLCIKYRTWYYGDTKCYRVFPAGTEGKYTLFTENGARYCTAEFLTADPYNLSQQLGKHKGKQYLREQFAKKNASPVFSAPDKEKDDKTAAESTVSRRQAKNTKRDDLIRIARNCPDCNLRGINLKDANLIGANLKGANLAGADLSGANLRRANLTGANLTGARLVATSLAGAILVNADLSNADLTGSNLIKAKLNNAILEGAILDGANLESAEGYNY, encoded by the coding sequence ATGATTCGGCTTTTCTTTTTTATCCAGCTTTTGCTGCTATTCCTTTTCATCAATGGTTGCGCGCCCGTAAATCAGAATCAGGTAATCGCCTCAGGGAAAGCCCCCCTCACATCCCGCCAACTCTTTGACATGGTCAGCAACAACAGCCTGCACCTTGAGGCTGTTGATTTTGATGCAACTCTCTTTTTTAACACGAATGGCACCCTGGCGGCGATTGATCGCCTGAAAAGCAGAGATGTCGGCAAATGGGATGTTTCATCGGAAAACCAACTCTGCATTAAATATCGTACCTGGTATTATGGTGACACTAAATGCTACCGAGTTTTCCCTGCGGGAACCGAAGGAAAATATACTCTTTTTACTGAAAATGGCGCCAGATACTGCACAGCCGAATTTCTTACAGCTGATCCTTACAACCTGTCTCAGCAACTGGGAAAACATAAGGGGAAACAATACCTCAGAGAACAATTCGCCAAAAAAAATGCCAGCCCTGTTTTCAGCGCGCCTGATAAAGAAAAAGATGATAAAACAGCTGCAGAAAGCACGGTATCAAGGCGACAAGCCAAGAACACCAAACGGGATGATCTCATCAGAATTGCCCGCAACTGTCCCGATTGTAATCTCAGGGGTATCAATCTGAAAGATGCAAATCTCATCGGTGCCAATCTGAAAGGCGCCAACCTGGCGGGAGCAGATCTCAGCGGAGCCAACCTGCGCAGGGCCAATCTTACCGGTGCCAATCTGACTGGAGCCCGTCTTGTTGCCACCAGTCTTGCAGGTGCCATTCTGGTCAATGCCGATCTTTCCAACGCCGATCTGACCGGAAGCAACCTCATAAAAGCAAAACTTAACAATGCGATTCTGGAAGGTGCCATCCTTGACGGTGCCAATCTCGAATCTGCTGAAGGATACAACTATTAA